The following DNA comes from Flavobacteriales bacterium.
CATTCAAGAGTTCCAGTTTCAATGGCAGTTCTACAGTTGAGCTGTAGGCTTTCACCACTGACTTAAAACCCCGCCTACGGACCCTTTAAACCCAATAAATCCGGATAACGCTTGGACCCTCCGTATTACCGCGGCTGCTGGCACGGAGTTAGCCGGTCCTTATTCGTATAGTACCGTCAGCTCTCTACACGTAGAGAGGTTTCTTCCTATATAAAAGAAGTTTACAACCCATAGGGCAGTCATCCTTCACGCGGCATGGCTGGTTCAGACTTGCGTCCATTGACCAATATTCCTCACTGCTGCCTCCCGTAGGAGTCTGGTCCGTGTCTCAGTACCAGTGTGGGGGATCTTCCTCTCAGAACCCCTAGACATCGTCGCCATGGTGAGCCGTTACCTCACCATCTAGCTAATGTCACGCATGCCCATCTTTAACCGATAAATCTTTAAGAATCATAACATGTGTTATGAAAATATTATGAGGTATTAATCCAAATTTCTCTGGGCTATCCCTCTGTTAAAGGTAGGTTGCATACGCGTTACGCACCCGTGCGCCACTCGTCATCTCCCGCAAGCGGGAATGTTACCGTTCGACTTGCATGTGTTAAGCCTGCCGCTAGCGTTCATCCTGAGCCAGGATCAAACTCTCCATTGTAATTATAAAGTTTAATCTGTTTAATCTCAAAGAATTTTTCAATTTGCTTATACTTAATATATAAGTATTGCTGTTTGCTAGTCTTAATTTTTATTTTAGTTTCTAAAATGTTTTCTAAAAACTATACTTCAATAAGTCAAAGAACTTCTATTTTTAAATTTTCTTTCGCTTTGTCAAAACCGTTGTTTTTAAAAGCGAGTGCAAAGATAAATGAAATATTTAAACCTGCAAGAAAAATTTTAAATTTTATTTTTTAATCTCGCCCTGTTAATAAAACCGTTGTTTTGTAGAGCGGGTGCAAAGATACACAACATTTTCTTTTCAGCAAGCAATAAAACAAACTTTTTTTATTTTTACCCTCACAAAAACCACTAAAACACTGTCTAAAAGAAAGTTACAACCTAAAGTTTTTTTACCTTTTTTTTCTTTGTATTATATATGATTAATAAACACTGTAATAACTGCATAGAGTAATTTTATAAATCTGGTTTAGTTAAGCTAACTAATTTAACTATTAATTGATACAATGATATAATATTTTAAAGTCTCTTTTCTCTATATTCTCTATTCTACTTTAACCCGCGTTAGGGATAGAAGTAATTGTTTGAACTCTTTTTGATATAGATTCAAGATTTTAAGATTCAGGACTAAAGACTTGAAAGGTTAGTATACCTCAAGATAGGCATCTAAAAAAAGTGAGTGCGGATAGCCCGACCTGAAAGGGAACGCCCTATTTTTTGGGATTGATAACCAAGGTTTCGAAAGACAAAGGCAATAAATCGTTGATTGATTTGAAAATTAAAATCTCATTTTGACCTTTTAGGATAATTTCGATTGGGGAATTTTGATTTCGTTCGTATTCGCTAATTACTTGTCGGCAAGAGCCACATGGTGTTACGACTTCGTTGTATGCTTCTTTAATGGACTTAGCTGTAATCGCTAGCTTACGGATTTTTGAATTGGGATAGTTGGCTTTGCAATAAAAAATAGCAACTCGTTCAGCACATAATGAAGATGGGAATGCTATATTCTCCTGATTGTTACCTAAAACAACATCTCCTGTATCGAGCAACAAAGCTGCTCCAACATAAAAATCTGAATAAACAGCATACGCCTTATCTCTAATCTCATCTGCTTTTTGAATTAGCATTTGATTTTCTTGAGATAACTCCTCAAATTGTAAGGATTGATACGCTATTTCTATTGTCTTTTTCTTCATATTTGCATTGCTAAATTAAAAGTAATTCGTTAATAACCTACTATTTTCAGTGTTTTTTGACTATTTTGTAGCATTACTTTTACAATTCGCTTATTTAACGTTGATTTTTTTGATTGAAAACAAATTATTTTTCTGCTTTTCGCGTTATCTAAATTTTATAGAATAAAAATAATAGGTATGGGAATGATGACATTGCTTTCTAGTTTTTTGGGAATTGAATTATACGACAATGATTTTGAAAAATTAATTTTTAGATTTTGCATTGCATTGCTCTTTATCTTTATAACTGTTAGGGGGCTATACTATCCTATTGCTAAGAAAAAAGAATATGCTTTTTCTTATATGATTTTAGGCGTCGTGATCTTCTTTATCAGTTTTACATTAAAAAAGTTTGAACTAGGTACAGGAATGGCTCTTGGTCTCTTTGCTATTTTTGGTATAATACGTTATCGAACTGATGCCATGCCTGTAAAAGAGATGACGTATCTTTTTATCGTCATAGGATTGTCTATTATCAATGCCTTATCAAACAAAAAAGTAAGTTATACTGAGATTTTATTTACCAACCTTGTAATTGTTGTTATAACATATTTAATGGAACGTGTATGGTTCAATAATAAATCCCTTGTTCCTGTACCTAAGCCCCCAAAGCCTGAAGCTAAGCAATCAGTTGTTTATGACGATTTAGAGCTAGTAAAACTTGAAAAGAGAGACCAATTATTAGCTGACCTTTCAACAAAAACTGGACTAACTATCAACCGAATTAAAATTGATTCTATTAACTATAAAGAACAATTTGCTCAAATAACTATTTACTACAAAAATATTTAACCTTTATTTAAATATAAACTCAAGAGCTCTTTTTTATCGACTTTTCCATTTTGATTTAAGGGAATCTTATCCACTAAAATAA
Coding sequences within:
- a CDS encoding cytidine deaminase produces the protein MKKKTIEIAYQSLQFEELSQENQMLIQKADEIRDKAYAVYSDFYVGAALLLDTGDVVLGNNQENIAFPSSLCAERVAIFYCKANYPNSKIRKLAITAKSIKEAYNEVVTPCGSCRQVISEYERNQNSPIEIILKGQNEILIFKSINDLLPLSFETLVINPKK
- a CDS encoding DUF4956 domain-containing protein; translated protein: MGMMTLLSSFLGIELYDNDFEKLIFRFCIALLFIFITVRGLYYPIAKKKEYAFSYMILGVVIFFISFTLKKFELGTGMALGLFAIFGIIRYRTDAMPVKEMTYLFIVIGLSIINALSNKKVSYTEILFTNLVIVVITYLMERVWFNNKSLVPVPKPPKPEAKQSVVYDDLELVKLEKRDQLLADLSTKTGLTINRIKIDSINYKEQFAQITIYYKNI